Proteins encoded within one genomic window of Macrotis lagotis isolate mMagLag1 chromosome 3, bilby.v1.9.chrom.fasta, whole genome shotgun sequence:
- the ING2 gene encoding inhibitor of growth protein 2, translating into MLGQQQQQQQQLYPAAGLLAGERGRLLSCYVQDYLECVESLPLDMQRNVSVLREIDTKYQEALKEIDDACEKYKKENDPHQKKRLQQNLQRALINSQELGDEKIQIVTQMLELVENRARQMELHSQCFQDPSESERPSDKTKMDSNQPERSSRRPRRQRTSESRDLCHIANGIEDCDDQPPKEKKSKSAKKKKRSKAKQEREASPVEFAIDPNEPTYCLCNQVSYGEMIGCDNEQCPIEWFHFSCVSLTYKPKGKWYCPKCRGDNEKTMDKSTEKTKKDRRSR; encoded by the exons atgttggggcagcagcagcagcagcagcagcagctgtaCCCGGCGGCCGGGCTCCTGGCCGGCGAGCGGGGCCGCCTGCTGTCCTGCTACGTGCAGGACTACCTCGAGTGCGTGGAGTCGCTGCCCCTGGACATGCAGCGGAACGTGTCGGTGCTGCGGGAGATAGACACCAAGTACCAAG AAGCATTAAAGGAAATTGATGATGCCtgtgaaaaatataagaaagaaaatgatccacATCAGAAGAAACGTCTTCAGCAGAATCTTCAGAGAGCATTAATCAACAGCCAAGAACTAGGTGATGAGAAAATTCAAATTGTTACACAAATGCTTGAGCTGGTAGAGAACcgggcaaggcaaatggagttgcATTCACAATGTTTTCAAGATCCTTCAGAAAGCGAGAGACCTTCAGATAAGACAAAAATGGATTCCAACCAACCAGAAAGGTCTTCAAGAAGACCCCGCCGACAGCGGACCAGTGAAAGCCGTGATCTCTGCCACATAGCAAATGGGATTGAAGACTGTGATGATCAACCacctaaagaaaagaaatccaaatctgcaaagaaaaagaaacgtTCAAAGGCCAAGCAGGAAAGGGAAGCTTCACCTGTTGAGTTTGCAATAGATCCCAATGAACCTACATACTGCTTATGTAACCAAGTGTCTTATGGTGAAATGATAGGATGTGACAATGAACAATGTCCAATTGAGTGGTTTCATTTTTCATGTGTTTCACTTACTTATAAACCAAAGGGAAAATGGTATTGCCCAAAGTGCAGAGGAGATAATGAGAAAACAATGGACAAAAgtactgaaaaaacaaaaaaagatagaagatcAAGGTAG